The following are encoded together in the Glycine soja cultivar W05 chromosome 5, ASM419377v2, whole genome shotgun sequence genome:
- the LOC114413726 gene encoding peptidyl-prolyl cis-trans isomerase FKBP17-2, chloroplastic-like: protein MAAFFGSPPIFSLPLTIIRTHHISSSSQTPPPTPSPQSQPPTSSPQQLRTTNLNEESVQVSTEAKQQKPIKPVTSSTKVGSTDWIATSLTRRFGIGAGLAWVGFLAFGVISEQIKTRLELSQQEANTRNVEKVEEVVLPNGIRYYELKLGGGASPRPGDLVVIDIMGKIESSGEVFVDTFEGDKKPLALVMGSRPYSKGVCEGIEYVLKTMKAGGKRKVIVPPKLGFGENGADLGTGVQIPPLATLEYILEVEKVSIAPA, encoded by the exons ATGGCTGCTTTCTTTGGTTCCCCACCAATTTTCTCCCTCCCCCTTACTATTATTAGAACTCATCACATTTCTTCATCATCACAAACTCCACCACCAACACCTTCACCACAATCTCAGCCTCCAACTTCGTCTCCACAGCAGCTAAGAACAACAAATTTGAATGAGGAATCAGTGCAAGTGTCCACTGAAGCTAAGCAACAGAAGCCCATCAAACCAGTCACTTCATCCACTAAGGTTGGATCCACGGATTGGATAGCCACTTCCTTGACCAGAAGGTTTGGGATAGGAGCTGGTCTTGCATGGGTTGGCTTTCTTGCATTTGGTGTCATCTCAGAACAAATCAAGACTCGCCTTGAGCTGTCTCAGCAAGAGGCAAATACAAG GAACGTTGAGAAGGTGGAAGAGGTGGTGCTTCCTAATGGCATAAG GTACTATGAGTTGAAACTTGGTGGTGGCGCTTCACCAAGGCCGGGAGATTTGGTTGTGATTGATATCATGGGAAAAATTGAAAGTAGTGGAGAAGTGTTTGTAGACACATTTGAGGGGGACAAGAAACCATTGGCTCTAGTGATGGGGTCAAGGCCATATAGTAAGGGAGTCTGTGAGGGTATAGAATATGTACTTAAAACTATGAAGGCTGGAGGCAAGAGGAAGGTAATAGTCCCTCCTAAATTGGGGTTTGGAGAGAATGGTGCTGACTTAGGCACTGGTGTGCAAATTCCTCCACTTGCAACACTTGAATACATTCTAGAGGTTGAAAAAGTTTCCATTGCACCCGCTTAA
- the LOC114413725 gene encoding probable serine/threonine-protein kinase SIS8 isoform X2: MPSLVDLQGTPTSDDVTWEAVLVNRAADSSLLKLEQEAMEMAVNSRKDFEVLVDSDLVHKLAIIVADYMGGSVEDPESMSRAWRSLSYSLKATLGSMVLPLGSLTIGLARHRALLFKVLADSLGIPCRLVKGLQYMGSNDVAMNFVKIDGREYIVDLMAAPGTLIPSDATGSHIEFDDSSFVASPSSRELDSSHVASFSSGVGSSSEEASDSGTLDKDNKSKYFGYAGKESDVSGTTTGKEELKKLSNESKNTPYEEKIIVRESPSRPNYPYMHGRSPSWTEGISSPAVRRMKVKDVSQYMIDAAKENPNLAQKLHDVLLESGVVAPPNLFSEIYHGQLSTLTEANFPTEQKDENKQGSVQRETKTDDNLVPARFLPPLPHYRVQRKATPSTSSHLEHSKPVDGLGTGLPLDSGEAAGQHISSQVEATQVKYGKNMPVAAAAAAAAAVVASSMVVAVTKSNADSNLEIPVAAAATATAAAVVATTAAVSKQYEQGSRSDGDAEGAGCESKGSGDGEHNALGENSEGERKSDRSVSNDSTKSDSALDDVAEYDIPWEEIAVGERIGLGSYGEVYRGEWHGTEVAVKKFLYQDISGELLEEFKSEVQIMKRLRHPNVVLFMGAVTRPPNLSIVSEFLPRGSLYRLIHRPNNQLDERRRLRMALDAARGMNYLHNCTPVIVHRDLKSPNLLVDKNWVVKVCDFGLSRMKHSTFLSSRSTAGTAEWMAPEVLRNELSDEKCDVFSYGVILWELSTLQQPWGGMNPMQVVGAVGFQHRRLDIPDNVDPAIADIIRQCWQTDPKLRPTFAEIMAALKPLQKPITVSQVHRPIAQSSRIAEDPAG; the protein is encoded by the exons ATGCCTTCTCTTGTAGATCTGCAAGGAACACCAACTTCAGATGATGTCACATGGGAAGCAGTCTTGGTCAACAGGGCTGCTGATTCCAGTTTGTTGAAACTTGAACAAGAAGCCATGGAGATGGCTGTCAATTCAAGAAAAGATTTTGAAGTACTTGTAGATAGTGATTTGGTACACAAGCTTGCAATAATAGTGGCTGACTATATGGGTGGATCAGTTGAAGATCCCGAAAGCATGTCAAGAGCATGGAGGAGTCTTAGTTACAGTCTAAAAGCAACCCTCGGTAGCATGGTTTTGCCACTTGGTTCACTGACCATTGGATTGGCTCGGCATCGCGCATTGTTATTCAAG GTTTTAGCTGACAGTTTGGGCATCCCGTGTCGATTGGTGAAAGGACTGCAGTATATGGGTTCCAATGATGTGGCAATGAACTTTGTCAAGATAGATGGAAG GGAGTACATTGTTGACCTAATGGCAGCTCCTGGAACACTTATTCCATCTGATGCTACTGGATCACACATTGAGTTTGATGATTCTTCCTTTGTAGCCAGTCCTTCATCAAGAGAGCTTGATTCGTCTCACGTAGCATCATTCAGCAGTGGGGTTGGAAGTTCATCTGAAGAAGCTTCAGACTCTGGGACTCTGGATAAAGATAATAAATCAAAGTATTTTGGCTATGCAGGGAAAGAATCCGATGTAAGCGGGACTACTACGGGcaaggaagaattgaagaaACTATCAAATGAATCCAAAAATACCCCCTATGAGGAGAAGATCATAGTGCGAGAATCCCCTAGCAGACCTAATTATCCATATATGCATGGAAGATCTCCTTCTTGGACTGAAGGAATCAGTTCTCCTGCAGTGCGTAGAATGAAAGTCAAAGATGTTTCCCAATATATGATTGATGCTGCTAAGGAGAACCCTAACTTGGCTCAAAAACTTCATGATGTTTTGCTTGAAAGTGGTGTTGTTGCACCTCCAAACTTATTTTCTGAAATTTATCATGGGCAGTTAAGTACCCTGACTGAGGCCAATTTTCCAACTgaacaaaaagatgaaaataaacaaGGAAGTGTGCAGCGAGAAACTAAGACTGATGACAATCTAGTTCCTGCTCGATTTTTGCCTCCTTTGCCTCACTACCGAGTTCAGCGCAAAGCAACTCCTAGCACTAGCAGTCACCTGGAGCATTCTAAGCCTGTTGATGGCTTAGGAACTGGCCTTCCTCTTGATTCAGGGGAAGCTGCTGGACAGCACATATCATCACAGGTAGAAGCAACTCAGGTAAAGTATGGAAAAAATATGCCAGTTGCGGCAGCTGCAGCTGCAGCTGCTGCTGTTGTTGCATCTTCTATGGTAGTTGCTGTAACGAAGTCAAATGCTGACTCGAATCTTGAGATTCCTGTAGCAGCAGCTGCTACTGCTACTGCTGCAGCTGTTGTAGCAACCACTGCTGCTGTAAGTAAGCAGTACGAGCAGGGCAGTCGGAGTGATGGTGATGCAGAGGGTGCTGGTTGTGAATCGAAGGGTAGTGGTGATGGAGAGCATAATGCTTTAGGAGAAAACTCAGAAGGCGAGAGAAAATCTGATAGATCAGTAAGTAATGACAGCACAAAATCTGATTCAGCGCTAGATGATGTTGCTGAGTATGATATTCCATGGGAGGAAATTGCAGTGGGAGAGCGTATTGGACTTG GATCATATGGGGAAGTTTACCGTGGTGAATGGCATGGAACT GAAGTTGCTGTAAAAAAGTTTCTATATCAAGATATCTCTGGTGAATTACTTGAAGAATTCAAAAGTGAG GTCCAAATAATGAAAAGACTGAGGCATCCAAATGTTGTTCTCTTCATGGGAGCAGTAACTCGACCTCCAAATCTTTCAATTGTTTCTGAATTTCTTCCTAG AGGGAGTTTGTATAGATTAATTCACCGACCTAACAATCAATTAGATGAGCGAAGGCGGTTGCGGATGGCCCTTGATGCT GCTCGAGGAATGAACTATCTGCACAACTGCACTCCAGTGATTGTGCATCGTGATTTAAAGTCCCCAAATCTTCTTGTTGACAAAAACTGGGTAGTAAAG GTATGTGATTTTGGCTTATCACGAATGAAGCACAGTACATTCCTTTCTTCCAGATCAACTGCAGGAACA GCTGAGTGGATGGCTCCAGAAGTGTTGAGAAATGAACTTTCAGATGAAAA GTGTGACGTTTTTAGCTACGGGGTCATATTATGGGAGCTCTCTACTTTGCAGCAACCCTGGGGAGGAATGAATCCGATGCAAGTAGTTGGTGCTGTGGGTTTTCAACATCGCCGTCTTGACATTCCAGATAATGTAGACCCTGCCATTGCCGATATTATCAGACAATGCTGGCAGAC TGATCCAAAGTTGAGGCCCACGTTTGCTGAAATCATGGCTGCTTTGAAGCCATTGCAGAAGCCAATTACTGTTTCTCAAGTGCATAGACCAATTGCTCAGTCATCACGAATTGCTGAGGACCCCGCAGGATAG
- the LOC114413725 gene encoding probable serine/threonine-protein kinase SIS8 isoform X1, giving the protein MKNILKKLHIMSNQSEDAQGATSSKSNKSSDGSSSSTAPKKLSNWLHSVSNRQSPSPPSPILARGERMEPSDSVSSGGLDVVSDSARRDSESSTSRDPEVEEEYQIQLALELSAKEDPEAVQIEAVKQISLGSCDPDNTPAEVVAYRYWNYNALGYDDKISDGFYDLYGILTESTSARMPSLVDLQGTPTSDDVTWEAVLVNRAADSSLLKLEQEAMEMAVNSRKDFEVLVDSDLVHKLAIIVADYMGGSVEDPESMSRAWRSLSYSLKATLGSMVLPLGSLTIGLARHRALLFKVLADSLGIPCRLVKGLQYMGSNDVAMNFVKIDGREYIVDLMAAPGTLIPSDATGSHIEFDDSSFVASPSSRELDSSHVASFSSGVGSSSEEASDSGTLDKDNKSKYFGYAGKESDVSGTTTGKEELKKLSNESKNTPYEEKIIVRESPSRPNYPYMHGRSPSWTEGISSPAVRRMKVKDVSQYMIDAAKENPNLAQKLHDVLLESGVVAPPNLFSEIYHGQLSTLTEANFPTEQKDENKQGSVQRETKTDDNLVPARFLPPLPHYRVQRKATPSTSSHLEHSKPVDGLGTGLPLDSGEAAGQHISSQVEATQVKYGKNMPVAAAAAAAAAVVASSMVVAVTKSNADSNLEIPVAAAATATAAAVVATTAAVSKQYEQGSRSDGDAEGAGCESKGSGDGEHNALGENSEGERKSDRSVSNDSTKSDSALDDVAEYDIPWEEIAVGERIGLGSYGEVYRGEWHGTEVAVKKFLYQDISGELLEEFKSEVQIMKRLRHPNVVLFMGAVTRPPNLSIVSEFLPRGSLYRLIHRPNNQLDERRRLRMALDAARGMNYLHNCTPVIVHRDLKSPNLLVDKNWVVKVCDFGLSRMKHSTFLSSRSTAGTAEWMAPEVLRNELSDEKCDVFSYGVILWELSTLQQPWGGMNPMQVVGAVGFQHRRLDIPDNVDPAIADIIRQCWQTDPKLRPTFAEIMAALKPLQKPITVSQVHRPIAQSSRIAEDPAG; this is encoded by the exons ATGAAGAACATTCTTAAGAAGCTTCATATCATGTCCAATCAATCAGAAGATGCCCAAGGGGCTACTTCATCAAAGAGCAACAAGTCCAGTGATGGTTCATCTTCATCCACTGCCCCTAAGAAGCTTTCCAATTGGTTGCATTCAGTTTCTAATAGGCAGAGTCCCagtcctccatctcccatcctGGCTAGAGGAGAAAGAATGGAGCCATCTGATTCAGTGAGCAGTGGTGGTTTGGATGTTGTGTCTGATTCAGCGAGGCGTGATTCGGAGTCTAGCACGTCGAGGGATCCTGAAGTGGAGGAGGAGTATCAGATACAACTGGCTTTGGAGCTGAGTGCAAAAGAGGATCCTGAGGCTGTACAGATTGAAGCTGTAAAGCAGATCAGTTTGGGATCCTGTGACCCTGATAATACACCAGCTGAAGTTGTGGCCTACCGTTACTGG AATTACAACGCTCTTGGTTATGATGACAAAATCTCAGATGGTTTCTATGATCTGTATGGGATCTTGACTGAGTCAACCTCTGCAAGAATGCCTTCTCTTGTAGATCTGCAAGGAACACCAACTTCAGATGATGTCACATGGGAAGCAGTCTTGGTCAACAGGGCTGCTGATTCCAGTTTGTTGAAACTTGAACAAGAAGCCATGGAGATGGCTGTCAATTCAAGAAAAGATTTTGAAGTACTTGTAGATAGTGATTTGGTACACAAGCTTGCAATAATAGTGGCTGACTATATGGGTGGATCAGTTGAAGATCCCGAAAGCATGTCAAGAGCATGGAGGAGTCTTAGTTACAGTCTAAAAGCAACCCTCGGTAGCATGGTTTTGCCACTTGGTTCACTGACCATTGGATTGGCTCGGCATCGCGCATTGTTATTCAAG GTTTTAGCTGACAGTTTGGGCATCCCGTGTCGATTGGTGAAAGGACTGCAGTATATGGGTTCCAATGATGTGGCAATGAACTTTGTCAAGATAGATGGAAG GGAGTACATTGTTGACCTAATGGCAGCTCCTGGAACACTTATTCCATCTGATGCTACTGGATCACACATTGAGTTTGATGATTCTTCCTTTGTAGCCAGTCCTTCATCAAGAGAGCTTGATTCGTCTCACGTAGCATCATTCAGCAGTGGGGTTGGAAGTTCATCTGAAGAAGCTTCAGACTCTGGGACTCTGGATAAAGATAATAAATCAAAGTATTTTGGCTATGCAGGGAAAGAATCCGATGTAAGCGGGACTACTACGGGcaaggaagaattgaagaaACTATCAAATGAATCCAAAAATACCCCCTATGAGGAGAAGATCATAGTGCGAGAATCCCCTAGCAGACCTAATTATCCATATATGCATGGAAGATCTCCTTCTTGGACTGAAGGAATCAGTTCTCCTGCAGTGCGTAGAATGAAAGTCAAAGATGTTTCCCAATATATGATTGATGCTGCTAAGGAGAACCCTAACTTGGCTCAAAAACTTCATGATGTTTTGCTTGAAAGTGGTGTTGTTGCACCTCCAAACTTATTTTCTGAAATTTATCATGGGCAGTTAAGTACCCTGACTGAGGCCAATTTTCCAACTgaacaaaaagatgaaaataaacaaGGAAGTGTGCAGCGAGAAACTAAGACTGATGACAATCTAGTTCCTGCTCGATTTTTGCCTCCTTTGCCTCACTACCGAGTTCAGCGCAAAGCAACTCCTAGCACTAGCAGTCACCTGGAGCATTCTAAGCCTGTTGATGGCTTAGGAACTGGCCTTCCTCTTGATTCAGGGGAAGCTGCTGGACAGCACATATCATCACAGGTAGAAGCAACTCAGGTAAAGTATGGAAAAAATATGCCAGTTGCGGCAGCTGCAGCTGCAGCTGCTGCTGTTGTTGCATCTTCTATGGTAGTTGCTGTAACGAAGTCAAATGCTGACTCGAATCTTGAGATTCCTGTAGCAGCAGCTGCTACTGCTACTGCTGCAGCTGTTGTAGCAACCACTGCTGCTGTAAGTAAGCAGTACGAGCAGGGCAGTCGGAGTGATGGTGATGCAGAGGGTGCTGGTTGTGAATCGAAGGGTAGTGGTGATGGAGAGCATAATGCTTTAGGAGAAAACTCAGAAGGCGAGAGAAAATCTGATAGATCAGTAAGTAATGACAGCACAAAATCTGATTCAGCGCTAGATGATGTTGCTGAGTATGATATTCCATGGGAGGAAATTGCAGTGGGAGAGCGTATTGGACTTG GATCATATGGGGAAGTTTACCGTGGTGAATGGCATGGAACT GAAGTTGCTGTAAAAAAGTTTCTATATCAAGATATCTCTGGTGAATTACTTGAAGAATTCAAAAGTGAG GTCCAAATAATGAAAAGACTGAGGCATCCAAATGTTGTTCTCTTCATGGGAGCAGTAACTCGACCTCCAAATCTTTCAATTGTTTCTGAATTTCTTCCTAG AGGGAGTTTGTATAGATTAATTCACCGACCTAACAATCAATTAGATGAGCGAAGGCGGTTGCGGATGGCCCTTGATGCT GCTCGAGGAATGAACTATCTGCACAACTGCACTCCAGTGATTGTGCATCGTGATTTAAAGTCCCCAAATCTTCTTGTTGACAAAAACTGGGTAGTAAAG GTATGTGATTTTGGCTTATCACGAATGAAGCACAGTACATTCCTTTCTTCCAGATCAACTGCAGGAACA GCTGAGTGGATGGCTCCAGAAGTGTTGAGAAATGAACTTTCAGATGAAAA GTGTGACGTTTTTAGCTACGGGGTCATATTATGGGAGCTCTCTACTTTGCAGCAACCCTGGGGAGGAATGAATCCGATGCAAGTAGTTGGTGCTGTGGGTTTTCAACATCGCCGTCTTGACATTCCAGATAATGTAGACCCTGCCATTGCCGATATTATCAGACAATGCTGGCAGAC TGATCCAAAGTTGAGGCCCACGTTTGCTGAAATCATGGCTGCTTTGAAGCCATTGCAGAAGCCAATTACTGTTTCTCAAGTGCATAGACCAATTGCTCAGTCATCACGAATTGCTGAGGACCCCGCAGGATAG